The Natrinema salaciae genome includes a window with the following:
- a CDS encoding acyl-CoA mutase large subunit family protein has translation MFDPDELEEIRASKEEWHDEEVQPVLERFGEREETFTTDTGGQEVDRLYTPGDIGDLDYEDDLGNPGEPPYTRGVYSTGYRGRLWTMRQYAGFSTPADTNERYHYLLDQGQTGLSMAFDLPTQMGYDSDADMAAGEVGKAGVAIDSLDDMETVFDGIPLDEVSTSMTINAPASVLLAMYIAVGDQQGVDREELRGTIQNDLLKEYIARNTYIYPPEPSMRIITDIFEFCAAETPKFNTISISGYHIREAGSTAAQELAFTLGNGIEYVETAIEAGLDVDEFAPQLSFFFNGHNNIFEEVAKFRAARRMWHDIIEERFDPDDPKSKQLKFHTQTAGSMLTAQQIENNVVRVAYQALAAVLGGTQSLHTNGKDEALALPTEESVRTALRTQQILAHESGAADTIDPLAGSYYVESLTDEVEDEAYEILDEVEDRGGMLEAVEQQWVQRQIQDTAFDRQKEIEEKERIIVGVNEFEVDEDPQMDVEEITEEDQQRQIDSLENTREERDEEAVDAALEALRDAARGDRNLMPYIIDAVKTYATVGEICNVMRDEFGEYQPGGAM, from the coding sequence ATGTTCGATCCCGATGAACTCGAGGAGATCCGTGCCAGCAAGGAGGAGTGGCACGACGAGGAAGTCCAACCGGTCCTAGAGCGCTTCGGTGAGCGCGAGGAAACGTTCACGACCGATACGGGGGGGCAGGAGGTCGATCGACTCTACACGCCCGGCGACATCGGCGACCTCGACTACGAGGACGATCTTGGGAATCCGGGCGAGCCGCCGTACACGCGCGGGGTGTATTCGACCGGCTACCGCGGTCGGCTGTGGACGATGCGCCAGTACGCCGGGTTCTCGACGCCGGCGGACACCAACGAGCGCTACCACTACCTGCTCGACCAGGGCCAGACAGGGCTCTCGATGGCGTTCGACCTGCCGACGCAGATGGGGTACGACTCGGACGCCGATATGGCCGCGGGCGAGGTGGGGAAGGCCGGCGTCGCCATCGACTCGTTAGACGACATGGAGACCGTCTTCGACGGGATTCCGCTCGACGAGGTCTCGACGTCGATGACGATCAACGCGCCAGCGTCGGTGCTGCTCGCGATGTACATCGCCGTCGGCGACCAGCAGGGCGTCGACCGCGAGGAGCTGCGGGGGACGATTCAGAACGACCTCCTCAAGGAGTACATCGCGCGAAACACGTACATCTACCCGCCCGAGCCGTCGATGCGGATCATCACGGACATCTTCGAGTTCTGCGCCGCGGAGACGCCGAAGTTCAACACGATCTCGATCTCGGGGTATCACATCCGCGAGGCCGGCTCGACGGCCGCTCAGGAGCTCGCCTTCACGCTGGGCAACGGGATCGAGTACGTCGAGACGGCGATCGAAGCCGGCCTCGACGTCGACGAGTTCGCGCCGCAGCTGTCGTTTTTCTTCAACGGCCACAACAACATCTTCGAGGAAGTCGCCAAGTTCCGCGCCGCCCGCCGGATGTGGCACGACATCATCGAGGAACGCTTCGATCCGGACGATCCCAAGTCCAAACAGCTCAAGTTCCACACCCAGACCGCGGGGTCGATGCTGACCGCCCAGCAGATCGAGAACAACGTCGTCCGCGTCGCCTACCAGGCGCTCGCGGCCGTCCTCGGCGGCACCCAGAGCCTGCACACCAACGGCAAGGACGAGGCGCTCGCTCTGCCGACCGAGGAGTCCGTCCGCACGGCCCTTCGCACCCAGCAGATCCTCGCTCACGAGTCCGGCGCGGCCGACACCATCGACCCGCTTGCGGGCAGCTACTACGTCGAGTCACTGACCGACGAGGTCGAGGACGAGGCCTACGAGATCCTGGACGAAGTCGAAGACCGCGGCGGCATGCTCGAGGCCGTCGAGCAGCAGTGGGTCCAGCGACAGATCCAGGACACCGCCTTCGACCGCCAGAAGGAGATCGAGGAGAAAGAGCGGATCATCGTCGGCGTCAACGAGTTCGAAGTCGACGAAGATCCCCAGATGGACGTCGAAGAGATCACCGAGGAAGACCAGCAGCGCCAGATCGACAGCCTCGAGAACACCCGCGAGGAGCGCGACGAGGAAGCGGTCGACGCGGCCCTCGAGGCGCTTCGGGACGCGGCGCGGGGCGACCGGAACCTGATGCCGTATATCATCGACGCGGTCAAGACCTACGCGACGGTCGGCGAGATCTGTAACGTCATGCGCGACGAGTTCGGCGAATACCAGCCCGGCGGCGCGATGTGA
- a CDS encoding GNAT family N-acetyltransferase translates to MYVRDAKNREEVWLLDHLESMELDETAFRSRDYVVAIDEQSGEKAGFGRIRVHRNDDGDDVCELTSIGVLEGWRGQGVGAHIVERLVEYAGDEGFETVYVLTGEGAYLAQFGFQRIEESELPADLRERLAGKRDGVDPDAVPMAIDVTAFRMPERLREAFKRAPEGRDEADDDESPEDFGIDPETATYKYDTGR, encoded by the coding sequence ATGTACGTTCGGGACGCGAAAAACAGGGAAGAGGTCTGGCTGCTGGATCACCTCGAGTCGATGGAACTCGACGAGACGGCGTTCCGCTCGCGCGACTACGTCGTCGCGATCGACGAGCAGTCCGGCGAGAAAGCCGGCTTCGGCCGCATCCGCGTCCACAGGAACGACGACGGTGACGACGTCTGCGAGTTGACCAGCATCGGCGTCCTCGAGGGCTGGCGCGGGCAGGGCGTCGGAGCACACATCGTCGAACGGCTCGTGGAGTACGCCGGAGACGAGGGGTTCGAAACCGTCTACGTCCTGACCGGAGAGGGGGCCTATCTGGCCCAGTTCGGCTTCCAGCGGATCGAGGAGTCCGAACTGCCGGCCGACCTCCGGGAGCGACTCGCGGGCAAACGCGACGGCGTCGATCCGGACGCGGTCCCGATGGCGATCGACGTCACGGCGTTCCGAATGCCGGAGCGGCTCCGGGAGGCGTTCAAGCGAGCCCCCGAGGGGCGCGACGAGGCGGACGACGACGAGTCGCCGGAGGACTTCGGTATCGATCCCGAAACGGCCACGTACAAGTACGATACGGGTCGATAG
- a CDS encoding M48 family metallopeptidase codes for MTTVGLLLLLWYLGLGAVSYWALSVLWLSAPGPAETAFLILTVALFGGYLSYRLGTRQLLSSLEAVELPRSHAPGFYRRLDGLESRMGVESPTVLIARLPTPNAFALGSKRNGVVVLDRSLFRLLSVDELEALVAHELAHLEGYDAFVQTLAYSVFRTVAGLVFLLLAPLLLPIGGIARAVAWARGDPASWSRTAFGRLLGLVEGTVVICFLLVTLAVRAHSRRREYAADDRAAAVTGRPAALARALLTIQRAAAPSSGLLSTLYVHTEEDKWTRLLSTHPSTDDRIERLLERARTPNRRR; via the coding sequence ATGACAACGGTCGGGCTACTACTGCTGCTCTGGTACCTCGGCCTGGGGGCGGTCAGCTACTGGGCGCTGTCGGTGCTCTGGCTCTCCGCGCCCGGCCCCGCGGAAACCGCGTTCCTGATCCTCACCGTCGCCCTCTTCGGCGGCTACCTGAGCTATCGGCTCGGAACGAGACAGCTCCTCTCGAGCCTCGAGGCCGTCGAACTCCCGCGGTCGCACGCGCCCGGATTCTATCGCCGACTCGACGGACTCGAGTCCCGGATGGGTGTCGAGTCCCCGACCGTGCTGATCGCACGGCTGCCGACGCCGAACGCCTTCGCGCTGGGCAGCAAGCGCAACGGCGTCGTCGTCCTCGACCGATCGCTGTTTCGCCTGCTCTCGGTCGACGAACTCGAGGCGCTGGTAGCCCACGAACTCGCCCACCTCGAGGGCTACGACGCGTTCGTCCAGACGCTGGCGTACAGCGTCTTCCGGACCGTCGCCGGACTCGTCTTCCTGCTGCTGGCACCGCTCCTGTTACCGATCGGGGGGATCGCCCGAGCGGTCGCGTGGGCCCGCGGGGACCCAGCCTCGTGGTCGCGGACGGCGTTCGGTCGCCTGCTGGGGCTCGTCGAGGGCACCGTGGTGATCTGCTTTCTCCTCGTGACGCTCGCCGTCCGCGCTCACTCGCGGCGACGGGAGTACGCCGCCGACGACCGGGCCGCGGCGGTCACCGGGCGACCCGCGGCGCTCGCCCGCGCGCTCCTGACGATCCAGCGCGCCGCCGCCCCCTCGAGCGGGCTCCTCTCGACGCTGTACGTCCACACCGAGGAGGACAAGTGGACGCGACTCCTCTCGACGCACCCGTCGACGGATGACCGGATCGAACGGTTGCTCGAGCGGGCGCGAACCCCGAACAGACGGCGTTGA
- a CDS encoding response regulator codes for MNDAPPDSGETLTLLLVEDNPGDARLVEEALSDGRIADSLHVVSTGDEALAFVARRGEYADAPRPDLILLDWNLPGTSGEKVLEELGDDPAVNHIPVVVLTGSQAETDVVAAYSNHANACITKSGDPDAYNETIRAFEEFWLSVAQLPAADGDT; via the coding sequence ATGAACGACGCACCCCCTGATTCGGGGGAGACCCTCACCCTCCTGTTAGTCGAGGACAACCCAGGGGATGCTCGACTCGTGGAGGAGGCGTTGAGCGACGGTCGAATCGCCGACTCGCTCCACGTCGTCTCCACCGGCGACGAGGCGCTCGCGTTCGTCGCCCGGCGCGGGGAGTACGCGGACGCGCCGCGGCCCGATCTGATTCTCCTCGACTGGAACCTCCCGGGAACGAGCGGCGAGAAGGTTCTCGAGGAACTGGGCGACGATCCGGCGGTCAACCACATCCCGGTGGTCGTGCTGACCGGGTCCCAGGCCGAGACCGACGTCGTCGCGGCGTATTCGAATCACGCGAACGCGTGCATCACGAAATCGGGCGATCCGGACGCGTACAACGAGACCATTCGCGCGTTCGAGGAGTTCTGGCTGTCCGTCGCCCAGCTACCGGCCGCTGACGGGGACACGTAA
- a CDS encoding DUF7344 domain-containing protein encodes MKSDAFDSDGASTTNGEIESTTMFAALAHERRQYALHYLAQKPGAVPLGDIAEYIAVREGDPSRDRYERVLTGLYHLHLPHLLDANLVAYDTEQKTVTLLAGREFLSPYLELIAADA; translated from the coding sequence ATGAAATCTGATGCATTCGACTCCGACGGTGCGAGTACAACCAACGGTGAAATCGAGTCGACGACGATGTTCGCCGCGCTCGCACACGAGCGGAGACAGTACGCGCTTCACTATCTCGCTCAAAAGCCGGGGGCGGTCCCCCTCGGTGACATCGCGGAATACATCGCCGTTCGCGAGGGGGATCCGTCACGCGATCGGTACGAACGCGTGCTCACGGGACTGTATCACCTCCACCTCCCGCACCTTCTCGACGCGAACCTCGTCGCGTACGATACCGAGCAGAAGACGGTGACGCTCCTCGCCGGACGAGAGTTCTTGAGCCCCTATCTCGAACTCATCGCAGCGGATGCTTGA
- the grpE gene encoding nucleotide exchange factor GrpE has protein sequence MSEDEGTNASAQGVPSEEESDDGEPVDADPEASIDGESRPVSDSDDADSESASAADSSADEIHEGDEEPTATEAAADDAADGPETSEDVQRVLDRVTEYDDQLARKVNAIVEEARDLNGTVKHQREELGDLEERIESQADTIGELQDELEEYEQALSDRDERLEEYEAEVEDLKSRLKRKQADFQNYKKRAKKRQRQIKDRATEDLVERLIGVRDNLKRALEEDSDDADSLREGVEMTLREFDRILEDENVSEIDPEPGTETDPQRHEVMMQVDSTQPEGTIADVYTPGYEMGEKVIQNAQVTVSNGDLESDDADADESDEPAETEAGDDDAGTVADEPGAADGDQSSEADAETAEDGEGRDDSEGGEAIELGGEVAGDDLEGDVADETDGES, from the coding sequence ATGAGCGAAGACGAGGGCACGAACGCGTCCGCCCAGGGTGTCCCGTCCGAGGAGGAATCCGACGACGGCGAACCGGTCGACGCGGATCCCGAGGCGTCGATCGACGGGGAATCGAGACCCGTTTCCGACTCGGACGACGCCGACTCGGAATCCGCGAGCGCAGCGGATTCGAGCGCGGACGAGATCCACGAGGGGGACGAGGAACCGACGGCGACCGAAGCGGCCGCGGACGACGCGGCCGACGGACCCGAAACGAGCGAGGACGTCCAGCGGGTCCTCGACCGGGTGACGGAGTACGACGACCAACTCGCGCGCAAGGTCAACGCGATCGTCGAGGAGGCCCGTGACCTCAACGGGACCGTCAAACACCAGCGCGAGGAACTCGGCGATCTCGAGGAGCGCATCGAGTCCCAGGCGGACACTATCGGCGAGCTCCAGGACGAACTCGAGGAGTACGAACAGGCGCTGAGCGACCGCGACGAGCGACTCGAGGAGTACGAGGCGGAAGTCGAGGACCTCAAAAGCCGACTCAAGCGCAAGCAGGCCGACTTCCAGAACTACAAGAAACGCGCCAAGAAGCGCCAACGGCAGATCAAAGACCGCGCGACCGAGGATCTCGTCGAGCGGCTCATCGGCGTCCGCGACAACCTCAAGCGCGCGCTCGAGGAGGACAGCGACGACGCCGACAGCCTGCGAGAGGGCGTCGAGATGACGCTCCGCGAGTTCGATCGCATTCTCGAGGACGAGAACGTCTCCGAGATCGATCCCGAACCCGGTACCGAGACCGATCCACAGCGCCACGAGGTCATGATGCAGGTCGACAGCACCCAGCCCGAGGGGACCATCGCCGACGTCTACACGCCCGGCTACGAGATGGGCGAGAAAGTCATCCAGAACGCACAGGTGACCGTCTCGAACGGCGACCTCGAGTCGGACGACGCAGACGCGGACGAGAGCGACGAACCCGCCGAAACCGAAGCCGGCGACGATGACGCCGGGACCGTCGCCGACGAGCCCGGGGCCGCAGACGGCGACCAGTCGTCGGAGGCCGACGCGGAGACAGCCGAAGACGGCGAGGGTAGGGATGATAGCGAGGGCGGTGAGGCGATCGAACTCGGCGGCGAAGTCGCCGGCGACGACCTCGAGGGCGACGTGGCAGACGAGACGGACGGCGAGTCGTAG